One window of Tepidanaerobacter acetatoxydans Re1 genomic DNA carries:
- a CDS encoding electron transfer flavoprotein subunit beta/FixA family protein, with translation MRIIIPIKQVPETSNVKMDPETGTMVREGVESIINPLDLYSIETGIRLKEKYGGEIIVVSMGPQKAEEALKEAIAMGCDDAVLLTDKFFAGSDTFATSYTISKAIEKLKPFDLILCGERATDGDTAQVGPGIASLLGLPLATFTSKVEIEDGHIKATRLIEGGYEVLNLPMPALVTVVKEIADPRLPTLTGKLKAKKLEIKQWTAKEIEADPENLGLKGSPTRVVKTFSPKVAREGKVIEVKDEKSLNQAVDEIIELLKEKAII, from the coding sequence ATGAGAATAATCATACCAATCAAACAGGTTCCTGAAACCAGCAATGTTAAAATGGATCCCGAAACCGGCACAATGGTTAGGGAGGGTGTGGAAAGCATAATAAATCCTTTAGACCTTTATTCTATTGAAACAGGTATAAGGCTAAAGGAAAAATACGGCGGTGAGATTATTGTAGTTTCCATGGGACCTCAGAAAGCCGAGGAAGCTTTAAAAGAGGCTATCGCCATGGGCTGTGATGATGCTGTACTGCTAACGGATAAGTTCTTTGCAGGATCAGATACATTTGCAACCTCTTACACAATTTCTAAGGCAATAGAAAAATTAAAACCCTTCGATTTGATTTTATGCGGCGAAAGGGCAACAGACGGCGACACTGCTCAAGTAGGACCCGGTATTGCTTCTCTTTTAGGTTTGCCTCTTGCAACATTTACCAGCAAAGTAGAGATAGAAGATGGCCATATAAAAGCCACCAGGCTTATAGAAGGCGGCTATGAAGTGCTAAATCTGCCGATGCCCGCTTTGGTAACCGTAGTCAAAGAAATCGCAGACCCAAGGCTTCCTACGCTTACAGGGAAACTTAAAGCCAAAAAGCTGGAAATAAAGCAGTGGACAGCCAAGGAAATTGAAGCAGACCCTGAAAATTTAGGCCTTAAAGGTTCACCTACAAGGGTAGTCAAAACATTTAGCCCGAAGGTAGCACGTGAAGGTAAAGTTATAGAAGTAAAAGATGAAAAGAGCCTCAATCAGGCTGTAGATGAAATAATAGAACTTCTCAAAGAGAAGGCAATAATATAA
- a CDS encoding L-lactate permease, with product MWEPLTSPFASLFLSSLIAFLPLLFLLLGLGWLKLPSYKVCFTSLVLTAVIALTAWQMPGVFVLQSVVEGVLTGFWPILWVIIAAMYTYNVTVETGGMDTIKATLAKISPDRRIQALILAFSFGGFLEAAAGFGTAVAIPASLLAGIGFDPIFAAIICLVANTVPVAFGGVGIPVITLAQVAELNLAAVTASIAYQLIIFIIILPFALVLLLTKSFKSLKDVLGACLVSGVLFALFQTITAVYIGPEVAAIIGSLASLVGTIICVRIFPLDNIWLFPGESQATNKVNISIDADKSVGLAAAWMPYIVLFILIMSINLIPSLKFLGKAPFASSMQLYFGPGGKPATFQWLTTPGTLMLISAVIGGLAQKASLEQLFSIFLRTIKQLLPTIGTVLSIVSMAKIMGYSGMISSIAIALASAAGPIYPFVAPLIGALGTFVTGSDTSSNILFGALQKQVALQIGKDPVWIAAANATGASAGKMISPQSIAIAASATGLEQHEGQILNSTLLYCLIYALLLGAEVLIVSLL from the coding sequence ATGTGGGAGCCCTTGACATCTCCTTTTGCAAGCCTTTTTCTTTCCAGCCTTATAGCTTTTCTTCCACTTTTATTTTTACTGTTAGGTCTTGGTTGGTTAAAACTCCCTTCTTATAAGGTGTGTTTTACTTCACTTGTCCTAACTGCAGTCATCGCACTTACCGCATGGCAAATGCCGGGTGTTTTTGTGCTGCAGTCTGTAGTTGAAGGAGTTCTTACCGGCTTTTGGCCAATACTATGGGTTATCATCGCAGCTATGTATACATACAATGTCACCGTAGAAACCGGCGGTATGGACACTATTAAAGCAACCCTTGCTAAAATATCCCCCGACAGAAGAATCCAAGCCCTGATACTCGCTTTCTCGTTTGGAGGTTTTCTTGAAGCTGCCGCAGGTTTTGGCACGGCAGTTGCAATACCTGCGAGTCTTTTGGCAGGTATAGGATTTGACCCGATTTTTGCAGCAATAATTTGCCTTGTCGCAAATACGGTGCCGGTAGCCTTTGGCGGTGTAGGCATACCGGTTATAACTCTTGCTCAGGTGGCAGAACTGAACCTGGCAGCTGTTACAGCAAGCATTGCATACCAACTTATTATTTTCATTATCATACTTCCATTCGCACTTGTCCTCTTACTTACAAAATCTTTTAAAAGTTTAAAAGACGTATTAGGTGCATGCTTAGTAAGCGGTGTACTCTTTGCCCTGTTTCAAACCATTACTGCCGTATATATCGGCCCTGAAGTAGCAGCCATCATAGGCTCACTTGCATCCTTGGTGGGTACAATAATATGTGTCAGAATATTCCCACTTGATAATATATGGCTTTTCCCAGGTGAAAGCCAGGCAACAAATAAAGTAAATATTTCGATTGATGCAGATAAAAGTGTAGGCCTTGCCGCTGCATGGATGCCTTACATCGTCCTTTTTATACTGATTATGAGCATAAACCTTATACCATCACTGAAATTTCTGGGAAAGGCACCCTTTGCATCCAGCATGCAGCTTTACTTTGGGCCAGGCGGCAAGCCTGCTACCTTCCAGTGGCTTACAACACCGGGTACTCTAATGTTAATATCTGCCGTTATAGGGGGCCTGGCGCAAAAAGCAAGCCTTGAGCAGTTATTTTCCATATTTTTGCGCACGATTAAACAGCTTTTACCCACTATCGGCACCGTGCTTTCTATAGTATCCATGGCTAAGATAATGGGATACAGCGGCATGATTTCAAGTATTGCAATAGCACTAGCAAGCGCCGCAGGACCCATATACCCCTTTGTTGCACCACTGATAGGGGCACTTGGCACATTCGTAACAGGCAGTGACACCTCATCTAATATACTCTTTGGAGCGCTGCAAAAGCAGGTTGCGCTCCAGATAGGCAAAGACCCTGTTTGGATTGCGGCAGCCAATGCCACAGGAGCCTCTGCCGGTAAGATGATATCCCCTCAGAGCATAGCCATAGCAGCTTCAGCTACAGGTCTTGAACAGCACGAGGGGCAGATACTAAATTCTACTCTTTTGTATTGCCTGATATATGCACTTTTACTAGGTGCAGAAGTTTTAATAGTCAGCTTATTATAG
- a CDS encoding encapsulin-associated ferritin-like protein, with translation MTQYHESVDKLSSHTLNISRALNSLKEEIEAIDWYSQRVDASDDAELKAIMAHNRDEEIEHAAMLLEWLRRNMDNWDGELKDYLFTTGSITELEGQAAEEEEAEPGLNIGDLK, from the coding sequence ATGACTCAGTATCATGAATCTGTGGACAAGTTAAGCAGTCATACCCTTAATATCTCAAGAGCCCTAAACAGTTTAAAAGAAGAAATAGAGGCCATAGACTGGTACAGTCAAAGAGTCGATGCATCGGATGATGCGGAGTTAAAGGCTATAATGGCACATAATAGGGACGAGGAAATTGAACATGCAGCTATGCTGCTCGAATGGCTCAGAAGAAATATGGATAATTGGGATGGAGAACTCAAGGATTATTTATTTACCACAGGCTCTATTACAGAACTTGAAGGCCAAGCGGCTGAAGAAGAAGAAGCAGAGCCTGGCTTAAATATCGGAGATTTAAAATAA
- a CDS encoding sigma factor produces the protein MIDEISFKRAKNKDAESFYKLLEPIKDRLYRTAFMYMKNEDDALDCVHDSIVKAIQSIDSLREPQYFNTWITRITINTCKDNLRKSKNTISQDTVEFEGILAIMMGI, from the coding sequence ATGATCGATGAAATAAGTTTTAAACGAGCCAAGAATAAAGATGCAGAAAGTTTCTATAAACTGCTGGAACCTATAAAAGACCGGCTGTATAGAACGGCTTTCATGTATATGAAAAATGAAGATGATGCTTTAGACTGTGTCCATGATTCTATTGTGAAAGCCATACAATCAATTGACAGCTTAAGAGAACCACAGTATTTTAATACATGGATTACCCGCATAACTATAAACACCTGCAAGGACAATCTGAGAAAAAGTAAAAATACCATATCCCAGGACACAGTTGAATTTGAAGGCATATTAGCCATAATGATGGGGATATAG
- a CDS encoding FAD-binding oxidoreductase, whose translation MKYNSVTPQIVDELKQIVGERNVIYDDAEAMEAYSHDEVAEKHYAHMPDVVVKPTLAEQISKIVKLANKYKIPVTPRGAGSGLSGGAVPVYGGIVLSVEKMNRILEIDTQNLMAVVEPGVVTNEINNVVKEYGLYYAGYPMSVETCYVGGNVAENAGGGKAIKYGVTARYIMGLEMVTPEGDIINLGGKRVKDVTGYNLLHLMVGSEGTLGIFTKIIVKLQPMPVATADLLVLFNSVKEAIDIVPIIMTNGKIIPTSIEFMDELSFKTSCEYLNEKLPYQSAKAMLLIELDGDNMDIIESQYETIGELCMQNGAIEVYVADNATTIERVWRIRRNIAEAWKLVSPHQSLEDIVVPISEIPTFMDRLAELQAKYNVSIPCYGHAGDGNLHVTPVKDPEWSLDKWYDTLNKLLPEMYKIVGELGGTISGEHGIGHKRKAYMPLVLKDTEIELMKRIKKAFDPNMILNPGKLFDVE comes from the coding sequence ATGAAATATAATAGTGTAACTCCACAGATTGTGGATGAGCTAAAACAGATAGTAGGCGAAAGAAATGTCATATATGATGATGCAGAAGCAATGGAAGCATACTCTCATGATGAAGTAGCAGAAAAGCATTATGCACACATGCCCGATGTAGTAGTAAAACCAACTTTGGCTGAGCAGATTTCAAAGATAGTAAAGCTTGCAAATAAATATAAGATACCCGTGACACCAAGAGGAGCAGGCAGTGGACTTTCCGGCGGCGCTGTTCCCGTCTATGGTGGCATAGTCCTATCTGTAGAAAAGATGAACAGGATTTTGGAAATTGACACGCAAAACCTCATGGCTGTCGTTGAGCCCGGTGTTGTTACAAATGAAATAAACAATGTTGTAAAGGAATACGGTCTCTACTATGCAGGTTACCCCATGAGCGTAGAAACATGCTATGTAGGCGGAAACGTGGCTGAAAACGCCGGCGGCGGCAAAGCCATAAAGTATGGTGTTACGGCAAGATATATCATGGGACTTGAAATGGTAACACCGGAAGGAGATATCATAAACTTAGGCGGCAAGAGAGTAAAGGATGTTACAGGCTACAACCTGCTGCATCTTATGGTTGGCTCAGAAGGCACCCTTGGCATATTTACTAAGATAATAGTAAAACTTCAGCCGATGCCCGTTGCAACAGCAGACCTTTTAGTGCTGTTCAACAGCGTAAAGGAAGCAATCGACATAGTTCCCATAATAATGACAAATGGTAAAATAATACCTACTTCTATAGAGTTTATGGATGAACTGTCATTTAAGACATCATGCGAATACTTAAACGAAAAACTCCCTTATCAGAGTGCAAAAGCCATGCTCCTCATCGAGCTGGACGGCGATAACATGGATATAATCGAATCACAGTATGAAACCATTGGGGAGCTTTGCATGCAAAACGGAGCTATAGAAGTCTATGTAGCTGACAACGCCACAACCATTGAAAGGGTATGGAGGATAAGGCGAAACATTGCCGAAGCGTGGAAGCTTGTAAGCCCCCATCAAAGCCTTGAAGATATTGTCGTGCCGATATCTGAGATACCAACATTTATGGATAGGCTGGCAGAACTTCAGGCAAAATACAATGTATCTATTCCATGCTATGGCCACGCAGGCGACGGAAACCTGCACGTAACACCTGTCAAAGACCCGGAGTGGTCACTGGATAAATGGTATGACACCTTAAACAAACTCTTGCCGGAAATGTATAAGATTGTAGGAGAGCTCGGAGGCACTATAAGCGGCGAGCACGGCATAGGACACAAGAGAAAAGCCTACATGCCTCTTGTGCTAAAGGATACGGAAATCGAACTGATGAAGCGCATAAAGAAAGCCTTCGATCCTAACATGATACTAAATCCCGGCAAATTATTTGATGTGGAATAA
- a CDS encoding acyl-[acyl-carrier-protein] thioesterase yields the protein MSGSNILEKEYRIHYYEVNAKGRVLIASLMRYFDDIATQQSRELGVGINYLKEHNVAWMLYQWDIKINKYPRYGETIKVRTAPYSFRKFYAYRWFDVLNKDGETLVNANSVWLFVDTDKRRPLKIPDVMYEAYQVTSDEPLEIGEITELSSCDIEKKFQVRYSDIDTNSHVNNVVYVTWALEALPYDIISNYELRNLKVTYKQETTYGMIIRSQAQVIKSDDEVITRHSILSEEGKKLCLLEGRWIKNS from the coding sequence TTGAGTGGTAGTAATATACTTGAAAAGGAATACCGGATTCATTATTATGAGGTAAATGCTAAGGGAAGGGTTTTAATCGCTAGTTTGATGAGGTACTTTGATGATATTGCCACACAGCAAAGTCGGGAGCTGGGAGTCGGCATAAACTATCTTAAGGAGCATAATGTAGCCTGGATGTTATATCAATGGGATATTAAAATAAACAAATACCCAAGATATGGTGAAACTATTAAGGTTAGAACCGCCCCCTATTCTTTTAGAAAATTTTATGCCTATCGCTGGTTTGATGTTTTAAATAAGGACGGGGAAACGCTGGTAAATGCTAATTCTGTTTGGCTTTTTGTGGATACAGACAAAAGGCGTCCGCTTAAAATTCCTGATGTGATGTATGAAGCCTATCAGGTAACTTCTGATGAGCCTCTTGAAATCGGAGAAATAACAGAGCTTTCCTCCTGTGATATAGAAAAAAAATTTCAAGTAAGATACAGCGACATAGACACCAACAGCCATGTAAATAATGTGGTATATGTCACATGGGCCTTAGAGGCTTTGCCTTATGATATCATTTCAAATTATGAACTTAGAAATTTAAAGGTTACATATAAGCAGGAAACAACTTATGGCATGATTATAAGGTCTCAGGCGCAGGTTATAAAAAGTGATGATGAAGTTATAACAAGACACAGCATATTAAGCGAGGAAGGCAAAAAGCTTTGCCTTTTAGAGGGCAGATGGATTAAAAATAGTTAA
- a CDS encoding electron transfer flavoprotein subunit alpha/FixB family protein yields the protein MKEIWIYAEARGGRVNEVAHELLTRALDLKEKLDNSIVSAVLIGHKIPDEDKHELIQRGADKVYYVDSPKLKDFLVEPYSKVLTQLVKKYTPEIIIAPATTQGRTLMPYTAVRLRTGLTADCTGLDIDEEGNLLQTRPAIGGNIMATIKTATRPQMATVRPHSTRPAPIDEHRQGEIVNVDIQLTQEDLPTARLDFIKDETQGGTIQDADVVVSGGRGIGKAENFKIVYKLAKLLGGAVGGSRDVVDRGWIGYPHQVGLSGKTVNPKLYIALGISGAIQHLAGMQTSDTIIAVNKDPDAQIFRVSDLGIVADVTELVPALIERLEVAKNEI from the coding sequence TTGAAGGAAATATGGATATATGCCGAGGCAAGAGGCGGGCGGGTAAATGAAGTTGCCCACGAGCTTCTTACAAGAGCTCTGGACTTAAAGGAAAAGCTGGATAACTCAATAGTATCAGCTGTCTTAATCGGGCACAAGATACCAGATGAGGATAAACATGAGCTAATCCAAAGAGGGGCAGATAAGGTATACTATGTAGATAGTCCCAAGCTTAAAGATTTTTTAGTGGAACCTTATTCGAAAGTGCTCACCCAACTTGTAAAAAAATATACCCCTGAAATCATCATCGCGCCTGCTACAACTCAAGGACGTACACTCATGCCCTATACCGCTGTAAGGTTAAGGACAGGACTTACTGCTGATTGCACCGGCCTCGATATCGATGAAGAAGGCAATTTACTACAGACAAGGCCTGCCATAGGAGGCAATATTATGGCAACTATAAAGACGGCTACGCGGCCTCAGATGGCGACAGTAAGACCTCACTCTACCAGGCCTGCACCTATAGATGAGCACAGACAGGGCGAAATAGTAAATGTAGATATACAGCTTACACAAGAGGACCTTCCAACCGCAAGACTAGACTTTATAAAAGATGAGACACAAGGCGGCACTATACAAGACGCTGATGTTGTCGTATCCGGAGGCAGGGGCATAGGCAAGGCAGAAAACTTTAAGATAGTCTACAAGCTGGCAAAACTTTTAGGTGGAGCGGTAGGAGGCTCTAGGGATGTTGTAGACAGAGGATGGATAGGGTATCCTCACCAAGTAGGTTTAAGCGGTAAGACAGTAAACCCAAAACTTTATATAGCTCTTGGCATATCCGGAGCAATACAGCATTTGGCAGGCATGCAGACATCTGACACAATAATAGCTGTCAACAAAGACCCGGATGCCCAGATATTCAGAGTGTCTGATTTAGGTATTGTAGCAGATGTAACCGAATTAGTGCCCGCACTTATAGAAAGGCTGGAGGTGGCGAAGAATGAAATATAA
- a CDS encoding FadR/GntR family transcriptional regulator, giving the protein MDFTPIRVQKVYEDIIEQFKNMIYSGQLQKGDKLPPERELCQMLGVSRASMREALRAMEVMGIVDSRPGEGTYIVDEITSSMFKPLSLIIALEKNQADFIELRKILESACAKRAAEMRSDEDLEKMQSQIKIMMESDDEGRRAEADKKLHRIISEATGNKLLIDMVEVIADGIDAYIKDARKRLMQDPRNVDALLQQHIAICNHIKNKDGQAAAREMEMHIDFVEEKLKRL; this is encoded by the coding sequence ATGGACTTTACACCAATTAGAGTGCAAAAAGTATATGAAGATATAATAGAGCAATTTAAAAATATGATATACAGCGGACAGCTACAAAAAGGAGACAAGCTCCCGCCGGAAAGGGAGCTTTGTCAGATGCTGGGCGTCAGCAGGGCATCCATGCGCGAGGCTTTAAGGGCAATGGAGGTAATGGGCATAGTTGACAGTAGGCCCGGTGAAGGTACGTATATTGTAGATGAGATTACTTCCTCCATGTTCAAGCCGCTCTCACTTATTATAGCCTTGGAAAAAAACCAGGCCGACTTTATTGAGTTAAGAAAGATATTGGAAAGTGCCTGTGCAAAAAGGGCAGCCGAAATGCGGTCAGATGAAGACCTGGAAAAAATGCAGTCACAAATAAAGATTATGATGGAAAGCGATGACGAGGGAAGGCGGGCCGAAGCAGATAAAAAGCTGCACCGGATTATAAGCGAAGCCACCGGCAACAAACTGCTTATAGATATGGTTGAAGTAATAGCCGACGGCATAGATGCATATATAAAGGATGCACGAAAAAGGCTTATGCAGGATCCCCGCAATGTGGATGCACTGCTTCAGCAACACATCGCCATATGTAACCATATAAAAAACAAGGATGGCCAAGCTGCCGCCCGAGAAATGGAAATGCATATAGATTTTGTCGAAGAAAAGCTTAAAAGATTGTGA
- a CDS encoding family 1 encapsulin nanocompartment shell protein, whose protein sequence is MFNREHAPISKKAWEEIDARAKEVLKSYLSARKVFKVNGPYGLDFNVISEGRLADIVEGGGVSYGTYKVQPLTEVKVEFEMDRCELDNVDRGAADVDYEPLEKAAESIALFEENAVFNGLEKASIPGIKNSVEHEAILLGKDQASIMKALSEGIITLRKSYQEGPFDLVVNDKAYTRILSAEGAYPLDEKIEDLIGGKIIFNHVIDGAYLLPHDHDDLELTIGQDFAIGYKCHTADKVKLFIKESFTFRVLDPTLIVKFNLD, encoded by the coding sequence ATGTTTAACAGAGAACATGCACCTATAAGTAAAAAGGCGTGGGAAGAAATAGACGCAAGGGCAAAAGAGGTTTTAAAATCATATTTGTCCGCAAGAAAGGTTTTTAAAGTAAATGGCCCTTATGGTTTGGACTTTAATGTAATTTCAGAGGGAAGATTAGCTGATATTGTTGAAGGTGGAGGAGTTTCCTACGGAACTTATAAGGTTCAGCCTTTGACAGAAGTCAAAGTTGAATTTGAAATGGACAGGTGCGAGTTAGATAATGTTGACCGCGGAGCGGCAGATGTTGATTATGAGCCGTTGGAAAAGGCAGCAGAAAGCATCGCACTATTTGAAGAAAATGCTGTATTTAACGGGTTGGAAAAAGCCTCAATCCCCGGCATAAAAAATTCTGTAGAGCATGAAGCAATACTTTTGGGCAAAGACCAGGCTTCTATAATGAAGGCGCTGTCCGAAGGTATCATTACCCTTAGAAAATCGTACCAGGAAGGCCCCTTTGATCTTGTGGTAAATGACAAGGCATATACAAGAATCTTGTCGGCAGAGGGAGCATATCCCCTTGATGAAAAAATAGAGGATTTAATCGGCGGCAAGATAATATTCAACCATGTCATTGACGGCGCATATTTGCTGCCCCATGACCATGATGATTTGGAACTTACAATCGGACAAGACTTTGCAATAGGATATAAATGCCATACAGCCGATAAAGTGAAACTGTTCATTAAGGAATCTTTCACTTTCAGAGTGCTGGATCCAACCTTGATAGTTAAATTTAATCTAGATTAA